In a genomic window of bacterium:
- a CDS encoding PmoA family protein produces MRIKVKAGAHRRLFCPVEIGDFEDLPDSFSLRDEGNGALLPAQLEGGKIVFIIPYLEKGEERTYEIVEGEAEERVELKERENLVEIILGGKVFTNYHFGADFPRPFLYPLNAPGQIPITRSYPMEDVEGESKDHKHHRSLWVAHGDVNGVDNWSEEEGHGRQIHRFFREIKSGVVRGSLRELLDWVGTDGKKVLEEEREIIFYALSSPIRMIDFRVTFHASEEDVVFGDTKEGGIISLRVASALEGKRGGVIENSFGGIGEKEAWGKRAHWCDYWGYIKGEKLGVAVLDNPSNLRHPTYWHVRDYGLFTANPFGVSYFTNNPLNRGDYKLNKGEKLEFRYRLIIHKGSAEEASIKQHFLNYAFPPEVVIER; encoded by the coding sequence ATGAGGATAAAAGTGAAGGCAGGTGCTCATAGAAGGCTTTTTTGCCCTGTTGAAATTGGAGATTTTGAAGATTTGCCGGATAGCTTCTCGCTGAGAGACGAGGGAAATGGAGCCCTTTTACCAGCCCAATTAGAGGGAGGCAAAATCGTCTTTATAATCCCATACTTGGAGAAAGGGGAAGAGAGAACTTATGAGATTGTGGAAGGGGAAGCAGAGGAAAGAGTGGAGCTCAAAGAGAGGGAGAATTTGGTGGAAATTATCCTTGGAGGAAAAGTGTTTACTAATTATCATTTTGGCGCGGATTTCCCTCGTCCTTTCCTTTATCCCCTTAATGCTCCTGGGCAGATACCTATAACGAGGAGTTATCCAATGGAGGATGTGGAGGGAGAAAGCAAGGACCATAAGCATCATCGTTCCCTGTGGGTAGCCCATGGAGATGTTAATGGAGTGGATAATTGGAGCGAGGAAGAGGGACACGGAAGACAGATTCATAGATTTTTCAGAGAAATAAAAAGCGGAGTAGTGAGAGGGTCTCTGCGAGAGCTATTGGATTGGGTGGGGACAGATGGGAAGAAGGTTTTGGAGGAGGAAAGAGAGATAATTTTTTATGCTCTTTCCTCGCCAATAAGAATGATTGATTTCCGCGTAACCTTCCACGCAAGTGAGGAAGATGTTGTATTCGGGGATACGAAGGAAGGAGGGATAATCTCCTTACGAGTGGCGAGCGCGTTGGAGGGAAAGAGGGGCGGCGTAATTGAGAATTCCTTCGGAGGAATAGGCGAAAAAGAAGCTTGGGGGAAAAGGGCTCATTGGTGCGATTATTGGGGATACATAAAGGGAGAGAAGCTCGGTGTGGCAGTGCTTGACAATCCCTCTAATCTCCGCCATCCCACATATTGGCATGTACGAGATTACGGTCTCTTCACTGCTAATCCATTTGGTGTCTCCTACTTCACCAATAACCCTCTTAATAGAGGGGACTATAAATTGAACAAAGGGGAGAAGCTGGAGTTTCGCTATCGTCTTATTATCCATAAAGGAAGCGCTGAGGAAGCTTCAATAAAGCAACATTTTCTCAATTATGCTTTCCCTCCAGAGGTGGTAATAGAGAGATGA
- a CDS encoding GNAT family N-acetyltransferase, translating to MQVENLLKITNLERSEFLKLRSILVDIYLSAYKDMPEYAYNKRKSVKSYMDWLFKGDPSGFFVAKLGDEVVGFISCHGNWEDYREGRVCEIHEFAVKEEYKGRGIGRALLQKAMDYAISLGRKKVTLWVGEGNERAINLYLKMGFKPLYKAGIWVRMKKEL from the coding sequence ATGCAAGTGGAAAATTTATTAAAAATAACGAATTTGGAACGCTCCGAATTTCTCAAGTTGAGGTCAATCCTTGTGGATATCTATTTATCAGCCTACAAGGATATGCCTGAATACGCCTATAATAAGAGAAAATCTGTGAAAAGCTATATGGATTGGTTGTTCAAGGGAGACCCTTCGGGATTCTTCGTTGCCAAATTGGGCGACGAAGTTGTGGGTTTCATCTCCTGCCACGGAAACTGGGAGGATTATAGGGAAGGTAGAGTTTGCGAGATTCACGAATTTGCCGTTAAGGAGGAATATAAAGGACGAGGGATAGGAAGAGCCCTCTTGCAAAAGGCGATGGATTATGCGATTTCTTTGGGACGCAAGAAAGTGACGCTTTGGGTTGGAGAAGGGAACGAGAGGGCGATTAATTTATATTTGAAAATGGGGTTTAAACCCCTCTACAAGGCGGGAATATGGGTGAGAATGAAGAAAGAACTATAA
- a CDS encoding sugar phosphate isomerase/epimerase: MQFAICNEIFKEWDFPKVCDFVSSIGYDGIEIAPFTFASDVRDLNEKDCRNIREIAEKRKLQIVGLHWLLVSPPGLHITHPDSSIREETLEYMKHLIKFCHLLGGELLVFGSPKQRDIMPGVEKGEAWLWAKDFFLRASEEADRYNIFICLEPLSPRETNFITTAREAIKLIEEVSHPRFKLHLDVKAMCSEGRDIGEIIKEGAPYLMHFHANDESGKGPGFGETDFQPIIRALKSINYQGFVSVEIFDVSPSPEICAIESLKYLKEVMKDEDKSEGRCS; the protein is encoded by the coding sequence ATGCAATTCGCAATTTGCAATGAGATATTTAAGGAATGGGATTTCCCAAAGGTATGCGATTTCGTCTCATCCATAGGCTACGATGGGATAGAAATCGCTCCCTTCACCTTCGCCTCCGATGTAAGGGATTTGAATGAGAAAGATTGCAGGAACATAAGGGAAATCGCAGAAAAGAGAAAGCTCCAAATAGTGGGTTTGCATTGGCTCTTGGTTTCCCCTCCCGGTCTCCATATAACTCATCCCGATTCATCTATCAGAGAGGAAACCCTTGAATATATGAAGCACTTAATCAAATTCTGCCATTTATTGGGTGGAGAGTTGCTTGTTTTCGGCTCGCCGAAGCAGAGGGATATTATGCCCGGTGTTGAGAAAGGGGAAGCTTGGTTATGGGCGAAGGATTTCTTCCTTCGGGCATCGGAGGAAGCAGATAGATACAATATCTTCATTTGCTTGGAACCTCTCTCTCCCAGGGAGACGAACTTTATCACCACGGCGAGAGAAGCAATAAAACTAATTGAGGAGGTTTCCCATCCCAGATTCAAACTGCATCTTGATGTAAAGGCGATGTGCTCGGAGGGAAGGGATATTGGGGAGATAATTAAGGAAGGTGCTCCCTATTTAATGCATTTCCACGCAAATGATGAGAGCGGAAAGGGACCCGGATTTGGCGAAACTGATTTTCAACCCATAATCAGGGCTTTAAAATCCATAAATTATCAAGGCTTCGTTTCAGTGGAGATATTTGATGTTTCGCCTTCTCCCGAGATTTGCGCTATTGAGAGCTTAAAATATCTGAAGGAGGTAATGAAAGATGAGGATAAAAGTGAAGGCAGGTGCTCATAG